The Chryseobacterium indicum genome includes a window with the following:
- a CDS encoding sulfite exporter TauE/SafE family protein, producing MSEIIILFLGAISAGLLGSLTGLGGGVIIIPLLTLGFGVPMHYAIGASLISVIGTSSGAAVAFVKEGFTNMRVGMFLEIATTSGAIVGALVSGMLNPNTIGIIFASILLLTVILNLKGKPDHQEPIIKGSLEEKLKLFGTFPDKGVVKSYSARNTVPGFLMMMFAGAMSGLLGIGSGALKVLAMDNMMKLPFKVSTTTSNFMIGVTAVASALIYFQRGEIIPVIAAPVLIGVVVGSFIGSKTLMVSKTKKLKTFFAIVITILSIYMMYNGINKSFR from the coding sequence ATGTCAGAAATCATCATTCTCTTTCTTGGAGCAATTTCGGCAGGACTTCTGGGTTCTTTGACCGGATTGGGAGGAGGAGTTATCATTATTCCTTTATTAACGCTGGGTTTCGGCGTTCCTATGCATTACGCCATCGGTGCTTCTCTTATTTCTGTTATCGGAACTTCTTCCGGTGCGGCAGTAGCTTTTGTAAAAGAAGGCTTTACCAATATGAGAGTCGGGATGTTTTTAGAAATAGCGACCACTTCAGGAGCCATCGTCGGAGCTTTGGTTTCGGGTATGCTTAATCCGAATACCATCGGGATTATTTTTGCAAGTATTCTCCTTTTGACGGTTATTTTAAATTTAAAAGGAAAACCGGATCATCAGGAACCTATTATCAAAGGAAGCCTGGAAGAAAAATTAAAATTATTCGGAACTTTTCCGGATAAAGGGGTGGTGAAAAGTTATTCTGCAAGAAATACAGTTCCGGGATTTCTGATGATGATGTTCGCAGGAGCCATGTCCGGATTACTGGGAATCGGTTCCGGTGCGCTGAAAGTTCTGGCAATGGATAATATGATGAAACTGCCTTTTAAAGTTTCTACGACGACGAGTAATTTTATGATCGGTGTAACAGCGGTTGCGAGTGCGCTGATCTATTTTCAGAGAGGTGAAATTATTCCTGTGATTGCAGCTCCGGTTCTTATTGGGGTTGTGGTAGGAAGTTTTATCGGATCTAAAACACTGATGGTTTCCAAGACCAAAAAGTTAAAAACATTCTTTGCCATTGTCATCACAATTCTTTCAATCTACATGATGTATAACGGTATCAATAAAAGCTTCAGATAA
- a CDS encoding IS4 family transposase, which yields MFLRHSTKYTNTSQDYKIIELDSVLEHNFETKINKARLKFISLLILALCKVKTVNYLSLANAFDSNATAESSFRRIQRFMANFDLPMKLISGFIFNILPEKENLVLVLDRTNWKFGSSNINILMLGICYKNIAIPIMFRTLDKRGNSDTTERIELIRQFITWFGRDCINCLLADREFVGHHWLEFLNKNNIRYYIRLRKNFKVFCFDRNQEKPVFWLFNKLKKGEFYHHPKIVKINDVLCYVSGVKGFDKEGKLDTLILVSFNKPEESWEYYKKRWQIETLFKAFKSSGFNIESTHVTDQKRLEKLFMIVMIALVWCYKIGDFVDQNIKAIKIKKHQRKALSVFKYGLNHLNNILMNRLNKMNINVLQFLSCT from the coding sequence ATGTTTCTCAGGCATTCAACTAAGTATACCAATACCAGTCAAGATTATAAAATTATAGAATTAGATTCAGTTTTAGAGCATAATTTTGAAACAAAAATCAATAAAGCCCGATTGAAATTTATTTCACTTTTGATTTTAGCTTTATGTAAAGTAAAAACAGTTAATTATCTGTCTTTGGCTAATGCTTTTGACAGTAATGCCACAGCGGAAAGTTCCTTCCGGAGAATACAAAGGTTTATGGCAAATTTTGATTTGCCCATGAAGTTGATTTCCGGTTTTATATTTAATATTTTGCCTGAAAAGGAAAATCTGGTTTTGGTGCTGGATCGTACTAACTGGAAGTTTGGAAGTTCCAATATCAATATCCTGATGCTTGGAATCTGCTATAAAAATATTGCTATTCCAATCATGTTCAGAACATTAGATAAAAGAGGTAATTCTGATACCACAGAAAGAATAGAATTAATAAGACAGTTCATCACCTGGTTTGGCAGGGATTGTATTAATTGCTTACTGGCGGACAGAGAATTTGTAGGGCATCACTGGCTGGAGTTTTTAAACAAAAACAACATAAGGTATTATATTCGGCTAAGGAAAAACTTCAAGGTATTTTGCTTTGATAGAAATCAGGAAAAACCTGTGTTTTGGCTGTTTAACAAATTAAAGAAAGGCGAGTTTTATCATCATCCGAAAATAGTGAAAATCAACGATGTTCTATGCTATGTATCTGGTGTGAAGGGGTTTGACAAAGAGGGTAAATTAGATACTTTAATTCTGGTTTCCTTTAATAAACCAGAAGAATCTTGGGAGTATTATAAAAAAAGATGGCAGATAGAAACTCTTTTTAAAGCTTTTAAAAGCAGCGGATTTAATATTGAAAGCACACATGTGACTGACCAGAAGAGATTAGAAAAATTATTTATGATCGTAATGATAGCCTTAGTTTGGTGTTACAAGATTGGTGATTTTGTAGATCAGAATATTAAAGCCATAAAAATAAAAAAACACCAAAGAAAAGCCTTAAGTGTTTTTAAATATGGGTTAAATCATCTCAACAACATACTTATGAATAGGTTAAATAAAATGAATATCAATGTATTACAATTTTTGTCATGTACTTAG
- the bla gene encoding subclass B3 metallo-beta-lactamase: MKKIVVILAAFALTHINAQKVNEPKDHPEEWSQSYEPFRIAGNLYYVGTYDLASYLIVTSKGNILINTGLANSLPIIKNNIKKLGFKYQDTKILLLTQAHYDHLGAMADIKKETGAKLYVDEADADVLKSGGKSDYELGKYGVTFKPVKPDYILKDKNVVTLGDAKLTMLHHPGHTKGSCSFLFETKDSKRSYKVLIANMPTIIVDKKFSEVTSYPSIEKDYEYTLNAMKNLDFDIWVASHASQFDLHKKHKPKDKYNPAIFMNKKEYSDEIESLEKDFLKKKSE, translated from the coding sequence ATGAAAAAGATTGTCGTAATTCTTGCAGCATTTGCTTTAACCCATATCAATGCGCAGAAAGTTAATGAGCCGAAAGATCATCCTGAAGAATGGTCACAGTCTTATGAGCCGTTCAGAATTGCAGGAAATCTGTATTATGTAGGAACATATGATCTTGCTTCGTATCTTATCGTTACGAGTAAAGGAAATATTTTAATCAATACAGGACTAGCCAATTCGCTTCCTATCATTAAAAATAATATTAAAAAGCTTGGTTTTAAATATCAGGATACCAAAATATTGCTGCTTACACAGGCGCATTACGATCATTTGGGCGCAATGGCAGACATTAAAAAAGAAACGGGAGCCAAATTATATGTTGATGAAGCCGATGCCGATGTCCTGAAAAGCGGTGGAAAATCTGACTATGAACTGGGAAAATATGGTGTTACTTTTAAACCCGTAAAACCTGATTATATTTTAAAAGATAAAAATGTGGTGACTCTTGGAGATGCAAAATTAACAATGCTTCATCACCCCGGTCATACCAAAGGATCATGTAGTTTTTTGTTTGAAACAAAGGACAGCAAAAGAAGCTATAAAGTTTTAATTGCGAATATGCCGACCATTATCGTGGATAAAAAGTTTTCGGAAGTTACTTCATATCCTTCTATCGAAAAAGATTATGAGTATACTTTAAATGCCATGAAAAATCTGGATTTCGATATTTGGGTTGCTTCTCACGCGAGTCAGTTTGATTTACACAAAAAGCATAAGCCAAAAGATAAGTACAATCCGGCAATTTTTATGAACAAAAAAGAATATTCAGATGAAATTGAATCTCTGGAAAAAGATTTTTTAAAGAAAAAATCTGAATAA
- the gloA2 gene encoding SMU1112c/YaeR family gloxylase I-like metalloprotein: MKIHHIAIICSDYEVSKKFYTEILDLNIIREVYREERQSYKLDLAIGDHYVIELFSFPNPPQRPSRPESCGLRHLAFSVENVREKREELIQKGLECEEIRIDEYTGKEFFFTQDPDQLPLEFYEM; the protein is encoded by the coding sequence ATGAAAATTCATCATATTGCCATCATTTGTTCAGACTACGAAGTTTCTAAAAAATTCTACACAGAGATTTTAGATTTAAATATCATTCGTGAAGTTTACCGTGAAGAAAGACAGTCTTACAAGCTCGATCTTGCCATCGGAGATCATTATGTTATAGAATTGTTTTCTTTTCCCAATCCTCCGCAACGACCTTCCAGACCGGAATCATGCGGTTTAAGACATCTTGCTTTTTCGGTTGAAAATGTGCGAGAAAAGAGGGAAGAATTGATTCAGAAAGGTTTGGAATGCGAAGAAATCCGGATAGACGAATACACCGGAAAAGAATTTTTCTTTACACAGGATCCGGATCAGCTTCCGCTGGAATTTTATGAAATGTAA
- a CDS encoding DUF1543 domain-containing protein produces MKLFYIILGATPKGRNIEQHDVFFGIAESLKDLVPDMKEFWKDAKIHIDCYQEVRFIDGYEVKITEREEKTSEEQLYFINLGGYKRGFFEEFHEQHLMVGNSMAEVTKRAKATEFYKTMGFKGAESHIDDKHGVDIDDIFKVNDILPEKMKEKYSISLIKSNAEIQENVVELGYLKIDKIQ; encoded by the coding sequence ATGAAATTATTTTATATCATCCTCGGAGCTACTCCGAAAGGACGAAATATAGAGCAGCACGATGTTTTCTTCGGAATTGCGGAAAGCCTGAAAGATCTGGTTCCGGATATGAAAGAGTTCTGGAAAGATGCTAAAATCCACATCGACTGTTATCAGGAAGTGCGTTTTATTGATGGCTATGAAGTGAAAATTACAGAAAGAGAAGAGAAAACATCGGAAGAACAACTGTACTTTATTAATCTCGGAGGATATAAAAGAGGTTTTTTTGAAGAATTTCATGAACAGCATTTAATGGTTGGAAATTCGATGGCGGAAGTTACCAAAAGAGCAAAAGCTACAGAATTTTATAAAACCATGGGGTTTAAAGGAGCGGAAAGTCATATTGATGATAAACACGGCGTAGACATTGATGATATTTTCAAGGTAAATGATATTCTTCCTGAAAAAATGAAAGAAAAATATTCCATTTCATTAATAAAATCCAATGCTGAAATTCAGGAAAACGTAGTGGAGCTGGGATATCTGAAAATTGATAAAATTCAATAA
- a CDS encoding nuclear transport factor 2 family protein translates to MNKMWAVSLLLGTFCFGQQNQNAEIEKPIRNLFAGMKNSDPEMMKSAFADTAILQTITKDGVKTEDIEAFVNSATQMAKGDLEEKITIEAIHTDGNLASVFTPYSFYYKRKFSHCGANSFQLIKIGTEWKIQYVIDTRRNNCKDVK, encoded by the coding sequence ATGAACAAAATGTGGGCTGTTTCCCTGTTACTGGGAACTTTTTGCTTTGGACAGCAAAATCAGAATGCAGAAATTGAAAAACCCATCCGCAATTTATTTGCAGGCATGAAAAATTCTGATCCTGAAATGATGAAATCTGCTTTTGCAGATACGGCGATTCTTCAGACCATTACAAAAGATGGTGTAAAAACTGAAGATATTGAAGCTTTTGTAAATTCTGCTACCCAAATGGCGAAAGGAGATCTCGAAGAAAAAATTACCATTGAAGCCATTCATACCGACGGAAATCTTGCCAGTGTTTTTACTCCGTATTCATTTTATTACAAAAGAAAATTTTCTCATTGCGGAGCCAATAGTTTCCAGCTTATTAAAATAGGGACAGAGTGGAAGATTCAATATGTTATTGATACCAGAAGAAATAACTGTAAAGACGTTAAGTAA
- the ahcY gene encoding adenosylhomocysteinase has translation MSTTTQYMPYKVKDISLAEWGRKEITLAEAEMPGLMAIREEYGPSQPLKGARIAGCLHMTIQTAVLIETLVALGAEVTWSSCNIFSTQDHAAAAIAAAGIPVYAWKGMNAEEFDWCIEQTIFFGEDRKPLNMILDDGGDLTNMVFDKFPELTAGIKGLSEETTTGVHRLYERMKNGTLVMPAINVNDSVTKSKFDNKYGCKESAVDAVRRATDVMLAGKRVVVCGYGDVGKGTAASFRGAGSIVTVTEIDPICALQAAMDGYEVKRLDTVVDNADIIITTTGNFNIVRGEHFLKMKDKAIVCNIGHFDNEIDMAWLNENYGHTKSEVKPQVDIYTVEGKEVIILAEGRLVNLGCATGHPSFVMSNSFSNQTLAQIELWNNSEAYGNEVYMLPKHLDEKVAALHLKKLSVELETLSPEQAEYIGVDVKGPFKPEYYRY, from the coding sequence ATGAGTACTACAACACAATACATGCCTTATAAAGTTAAGGACATCTCCCTTGCAGAATGGGGAAGAAAAGAAATTACCCTTGCTGAAGCGGAAATGCCTGGTTTGATGGCGATTCGTGAAGAATACGGACCGTCTCAGCCGTTAAAAGGTGCAAGAATCGCAGGATGTCTTCACATGACGATCCAGACTGCTGTACTTATCGAGACATTAGTAGCTTTAGGTGCTGAAGTTACATGGTCTTCTTGTAATATTTTCTCTACACAGGATCACGCTGCTGCTGCTATCGCTGCTGCAGGAATTCCGGTTTACGCTTGGAAAGGTATGAACGCTGAGGAATTTGACTGGTGTATAGAGCAGACTATTTTCTTTGGTGAAGACAGAAAACCATTGAACATGATCCTTGATGACGGTGGAGATTTAACCAATATGGTTTTTGATAAATTCCCTGAACTTACTGCAGGAATCAAAGGTCTTTCTGAAGAAACGACAACAGGTGTTCACAGATTGTACGAAAGAATGAAGAACGGAACTTTAGTAATGCCTGCCATTAACGTAAACGATTCTGTAACAAAATCTAAATTCGATAACAAATACGGATGTAAAGAATCTGCAGTAGATGCTGTAAGAAGAGCTACAGACGTAATGTTAGCCGGAAAAAGAGTGGTTGTATGCGGATACGGAGATGTAGGTAAAGGTACTGCTGCATCTTTCAGAGGAGCGGGTTCTATCGTTACGGTTACTGAAATTGATCCTATTTGTGCGCTTCAGGCTGCAATGGACGGTTACGAAGTGAAAAGACTGGATACTGTAGTGGATAACGCAGATATCATCATCACAACAACAGGTAACTTCAACATCGTAAGAGGAGAACATTTCCTTAAAATGAAAGATAAAGCGATCGTTTGTAACATCGGACACTTCGATAACGAAATCGACATGGCTTGGTTAAACGAAAACTACGGTCACACAAAATCTGAAGTAAAACCTCAGGTTGATATCTATACTGTAGAAGGTAAAGAAGTGATTATTCTTGCGGAAGGTAGATTAGTAAACTTAGGATGTGCTACAGGACACCCAAGTTTTGTAATGTCTAACTCTTTCTCTAACCAGACTTTGGCTCAGATTGAACTTTGGAACAATTCTGAAGCTTATGGAAACGAAGTATATATGTTGCCTAAACATCTGGATGAAAAAGTAGCGGCTCTTCACCTTAAGAAATTAAGCGTTGAACTGGAAACTCTTTCTCCTGAGCAGGCTGAATATATCGGTGTGGATGTGAAAGGTCCATTCAAGCCTGAATATTACAGATACTAA
- a CDS encoding SGNH/GDSL hydrolase family protein — protein MSEIKIDTAKKYNYVLIGDSHVQFWSIGNNSLNLGMTGQTSEQIKLKYLLLKNEIKSGQKLIISVGANDVKSIATNPEKKEEIIKKCIENLQLIISENKNKFDRIYVMTVPPDFHVSFPYNFINYEDTFTSKLKINDEIRKLALKNKIVLIDTYEIFKNKTGYEYSIDGVHMNEKAYKILNEKIK, from the coding sequence ATGTCCGAAATAAAAATTGATACTGCAAAAAAGTATAATTATGTTCTGATTGGAGACTCTCATGTACAATTTTGGTCAATAGGCAATAATAGCTTAAATCTTGGAATGACGGGACAGACTTCGGAGCAAATAAAGCTAAAATATTTATTATTAAAGAATGAAATAAAATCAGGACAGAAACTGATTATTTCCGTCGGAGCAAATGATGTTAAAAGTATTGCTACCAATCCTGAAAAAAAGGAAGAAATTATTAAAAAGTGTATTGAAAATCTTCAACTTATTATTTCAGAAAATAAAAATAAATTTGACAGAATATATGTAATGACTGTTCCGCCAGATTTCCACGTATCATTTCCTTACAACTTTATCAATTACGAAGATACATTTACTTCCAAGTTAAAAATTAACGATGAAATAAGAAAACTGGCTTTAAAAAACAAAATAGTGTTAATAGATACCTACGAAATATTTAAAAATAAAACAGGCTACGAATATTCTATTGATGGAGTTCATATGAATGAAAAGGCATATAAAATTCTGAATGAGAAAATTAAATAA
- a CDS encoding 5-(carboxyamino)imidazole ribonucleotide synthase codes for MKIGILGGGQLGRMLIQEALKYDDEFYTLDPASDAPCHNISYFTQGNFNDYETVLNFGKDKDVVTIEIEHVNADALAELENQGIKVVPNSKIIKTIQQKILQKQFYAEHDIPSPEFEVMDGSSDEIKMPLPFVQKMNTGGYDGKGVQVIRTNEDMKNLWIQDSVIEKLVDIDKELSVIVARNENGETKTFPVTEMVADPKLNLLDFNICPVFLTEEIEAQINSITEKFLNAIHSPGLFAIELFLDKEGKVWVNETAPRLHNSGHQSQEGNANSQFEQMYRVVKNLPLADTDAIIYSGMLNLVGAEGFSGKVIYEGMEDVLRLPETYVHLYGKTETKQGRKMGHINVLAESREELMEKLVMVKEMVRVISE; via the coding sequence ATGAAAATTGGAATTTTAGGAGGAGGACAGCTCGGACGAATGCTGATTCAGGAAGCATTGAAATACGACGATGAATTTTATACGCTGGATCCTGCTTCAGATGCACCCTGTCATAATATTTCCTACTTTACCCAGGGAAATTTCAACGATTATGAAACCGTTCTGAATTTCGGTAAGGATAAAGATGTGGTAACCATCGAAATCGAGCACGTAAATGCGGATGCTCTTGCCGAACTTGAAAATCAGGGGATAAAAGTCGTTCCGAATTCTAAAATCATTAAAACGATTCAACAAAAGATTCTTCAGAAACAATTTTACGCGGAACACGATATTCCAAGTCCTGAATTTGAAGTAATGGACGGAAGTTCTGACGAAATAAAAATGCCTCTGCCATTTGTACAGAAAATGAATACAGGAGGTTACGACGGAAAAGGCGTTCAGGTAATTCGTACCAATGAAGACATGAAAAATCTCTGGATACAGGATTCTGTGATCGAAAAGTTAGTGGATATTGATAAAGAACTTTCCGTAATTGTTGCCAGAAATGAAAACGGAGAAACAAAAACTTTCCCTGTAACGGAAATGGTTGCCGATCCGAAGCTTAATCTGCTGGATTTCAACATCTGTCCGGTTTTTTTAACCGAAGAAATTGAGGCGCAGATCAATTCGATCACAGAAAAATTCCTGAATGCGATTCATTCCCCGGGACTTTTCGCCATCGAACTGTTTTTAGATAAAGAAGGAAAAGTCTGGGTAAACGAAACGGCTCCGAGACTTCACAATTCAGGACATCAGAGTCAGGAAGGAAATGCTAATTCACAGTTTGAGCAGATGTACCGCGTGGTGAAGAATTTACCTCTGGCAGATACGGATGCCATCATCTACAGCGGAATGCTGAATTTAGTAGGTGCAGAAGGTTTTTCCGGAAAAGTAATTTATGAAGGAATGGAAGACGTTTTAAGACTTCCTGAAACCTACGTTCACCTATACGGAAAAACAGAAACCAAACAGGGAAGAAAAATGGGGCACATCAATGTTCTGGCAGAATCCAGAGAGGAACTGATGGAAAAACTGGTAATGGTGAAAGAAATGGTAAGAGTTATTTCTGAATAA
- a CDS encoding 4'-phosphopantetheinyl transferase family protein, translated as MPLYRDFSDDNATILVWKYDEQEQLDINELLEPENADKVKDYHPKKLLEVLMVRKLLKSLKPDSKILYKEREPFLSPKDAEISITHSFPFAAIALSKNKIGIDIEKFNPKILRVIDKFTYENERGFIPSDNEVTFYTIIWSVKESMYKIHHSKHWSLKKHYEVKPFELKYLHHIKCRVHDDKISDEFKARVEFFDDYCFTIVEE; from the coding sequence ATGCCACTTTACCGCGATTTTTCTGATGATAATGCCACAATTCTTGTATGGAAATATGATGAACAGGAACAATTGGATATCAATGAACTTCTGGAGCCGGAAAATGCCGATAAAGTAAAAGATTATCATCCCAAAAAATTACTGGAGGTTTTAATGGTGCGTAAATTATTAAAAAGCCTAAAACCTGATTCCAAGATTTTATATAAAGAAAGAGAACCATTTTTATCTCCGAAAGATGCGGAAATATCCATTACGCATTCATTTCCTTTTGCAGCCATTGCCCTTTCCAAGAATAAAATAGGAATAGATATTGAGAAATTTAATCCCAAAATTTTAAGGGTAATCGATAAATTTACCTACGAAAATGAACGCGGATTTATTCCATCTGATAATGAGGTCACTTTTTACACCATTATCTGGAGTGTTAAAGAAAGTATGTATAAAATTCATCATTCCAAACACTGGTCGCTGAAAAAGCATTATGAAGTGAAGCCTTTTGAACTGAAATACCTTCACCATATCAAATGCAGGGTTCATGATGATAAAATCTCAGATGAATTCAAAGCAAGAGTAGAATTTTTCGACGATTACTGCTTTACGATTGTTGAAGAATAG
- a CDS encoding endonuclease/exonuclease/phosphatase family protein yields MWIFYLSLTVLLFILTILPKIQHSHWVFRVPEFGKIQITFFTVFTFILGFFVSHSEYSWYFQGLLILMFVHHSIILIKYTPLYPVKKFSQKYKSSDKVHFISANVYQFNTEYERFIELIEKCKPDMFLTMESNGDWEKALQKLEKEYPFQHKVTLENTYGMHFYSKLKIESSKTHYFVADDIPSIEAHLKTKDGFSFVFFGVHPPPPSPTEEETSKERDGDLLSTAKRVTEIKKPVIVVGDFNNVAWSKSSILFRKTSHLIDPRIGRSFVSTFHAKYRLLRFPIDLMFHSEEIFIEDLKTLDNFGSDHLPVFCEFFIDYEQEEEQEERIDYATEEEKAEAEEMIEEGKKEDGERDAVVTEG; encoded by the coding sequence ATGTGGATATTTTACCTGAGTCTCACTGTTTTATTATTCATCCTGACCATCCTGCCCAAGATTCAACATTCACACTGGGTTTTCCGTGTACCTGAATTTGGGAAGATACAGATCACATTTTTTACTGTTTTCACCTTTATTCTAGGTTTTTTTGTCAGTCATTCAGAATACTCATGGTATTTTCAGGGGCTTTTAATCTTAATGTTTGTTCATCACAGTATCATTCTGATTAAATATACTCCGCTTTATCCCGTTAAGAAATTTTCTCAGAAGTATAAGTCTTCAGATAAAGTGCATTTTATTTCTGCCAATGTGTATCAGTTCAACACAGAATATGAAAGGTTTATTGAGCTGATCGAAAAATGTAAACCTGATATGTTCCTGACTATGGAAAGCAACGGAGACTGGGAAAAAGCCTTACAAAAGCTGGAAAAAGAGTATCCTTTTCAGCATAAAGTAACACTGGAAAATACGTACGGGATGCATTTTTATTCGAAATTAAAAATTGAAAGTTCTAAAACGCATTATTTCGTGGCTGATGATATTCCAAGTATAGAAGCGCATCTGAAAACCAAGGACGGATTTTCTTTCGTTTTCTTCGGGGTTCATCCGCCACCGCCAAGTCCAACGGAAGAGGAAACTTCCAAAGAAAGAGACGGAGATCTTCTGAGTACTGCCAAAAGAGTAACCGAAATAAAGAAACCGGTGATTGTTGTGGGAGATTTTAATAATGTGGCGTGGTCTAAATCATCCATTCTGTTCAGGAAAACAAGCCATCTTATTGATCCCAGGATCGGGCGTTCTTTTGTTTCCACTTTCCATGCCAAATACCGTTTGCTGAGATTTCCGATCGACCTGATGTTTCACAGTGAAGAAATTTTTATTGAAGACCTGAAAACACTCGATAATTTCGGTTCAGATCATCTTCCGGTTTTCTGTGAATTTTTTATTGATTATGAACAGGAAGAGGAGCAGGAGGAGCGAATTGATTACGCTACGGAAGAAGAGAAAGCTGAAGCCGAAGAAATGATTGAGGAAGGAAAAAAAGAAGACGGAGAGCGTGATGCAGTAGTAACGGAAGGATAA
- a CDS encoding DUF1634 domain-containing protein, protein MRKNFTDVDLNRSVGNLLRLGVILSVATSLIGFIKLFTEGFKMPEKYTSLDMGESSEKVWGHFWHSLCKGEGMAIIQLGILLLVFTPLMRIIFALIGYLKEKDYIYVVISSIVLAIMAISFFTGYAH, encoded by the coding sequence ATGAGAAAAAATTTCACGGATGTCGATCTGAACCGTTCTGTAGGGAATTTGCTGAGACTGGGAGTTATTCTTTCTGTTGCAACATCGTTAATCGGCTTTATTAAACTTTTTACGGAGGGCTTTAAAATGCCTGAAAAATATACTTCCCTCGATATGGGAGAATCTTCGGAAAAAGTCTGGGGACATTTCTGGCATTCGCTGTGTAAAGGCGAAGGAATGGCGATTATCCAGTTGGGAATTCTTCTTTTGGTGTTCACTCCGTTAATGAGAATTATTTTCGCATTGATTGGATATTTAAAAGAAAAAGACTACATATACGTAGTCATTTCTTCCATTGTTCTTGCGATTATGGCGATAAGCTTTTTTACGGGGTATGCGCATTAA